In Festucalex cinctus isolate MCC-2025b chromosome 1, RoL_Fcin_1.0, whole genome shotgun sequence, the sequence CTTTACACACATATTCTACTTCATGTAAGATTTCTTTGTTTGGCATGAATTCCGGCTCATCAGTTTTCACCTTATATTATCTAAAATTTGCTCTGTCTCGATCCACGTTTAGCTGCTCCATGAAGAGCTGGCTCTGCAGTGGGTCGTCAGTACTAGCAATGTGAGGGAAGCGGCGCTGCAGCAGGCCTGGTTCTTCTTTCAGCTCATGGTCGGCAAGCATTTGGGTTTGTGTTCTTCCCACAGATTGACTGTGACATTATCACAAAGCTCCTGTCATTTGCAGACAAAAAGCATGGCCCAACACTTATTCCTCAcctcaaaattggacattcccCGACGTCAGCGCTTCCCGGACCGCTTTGTGGACGACATCGCTGCGCTAGTTTGTGCCATAAGCGCAGACATTGCCAGCAGATACCACAAGGTATATGGTCCAGAGTGAATCTAGAAAAATGAACTTACAaaagtcttttatttttgtttataacTTGTCTACCCTCTTCTTTTTCACTTAGGATGTGGAGCTTGTGGAGAGGTTAAATAGCAGTCTGGCCTTCTTCCTCAATGATCTGCTGTCTCTCATGGACAGAGGCTTTGTGTTCAATCTCATCCGTTCCTATTACAAACAGGTAACCTTCCTTGTTGTGCTTCGTCCTTGTATTTCAATAGAGATGCTCCTGTGCTGTTAGTCATACTGCTTTTGAAACTACCTTGTGTCTCAGATTGGCAACAAGTTCCACATGACTCCAAACCCTAGCACTCTGAGCGCTCTGCGGATGGACTTCATTCGGATCGTTTGCAGTCACGAGCACTACGCCATCCTCAATCTGCCCTGCTCCACTCTTAGCCCTCCAGCGTCGCCTTCCCCCTCCACGTCCTCCGCCACCTCACAGGTATTCGAATTAGGTGCACCTGCATCTTATATAAGACCAAAATTTCTACCTTGGTAAATGTCAATGTGAAGAGACTGCTACAGAAACGTGTATTATTGTTCCTGCTCATTGTATGTGGTGTATGACTAACTCCATTGTACTATACTGTGAGGAAGTCCGGTGCCTCGATTCAAACCCCCAACCTCAGGACTGTGAGGTGGATGTGCAAACCACTAATCCACCCTGCTGGctataataaataatttgttgTATTCCAGCTCTTGTTTGGGACCTCTAAATGTGCGTACTaaggggtagattcactaagaatgcgctgggTCCGctaatagcgcaaaatattgcacccaactgcacccgcagtctgcgcccagttacccacctttttactaaggatattgctctaatcatataccggcgcaaacacggccaCAAGTTCTGACAACTGGGTGccaatttgcacctgatttaccacacatggcaatggatttgcgccaagaacatggtagtatagtaacagttgtgagaaagatgacttcgtcagaaagcgaggttggaccgagaggtgcagaagcgttttcctcatttagtgccattaagctgtacagagcagagaggacaacgatgacgtcattcattcataaagtacaaattattggtgcgatcatttattaaaaatatattttcagagattgatgtatgcatctggcacgccaaaatgatcgtaaaatgctcCCCCCCCCAGCCGCCCACCCACCCGGGTTACttcatataaaaacaaaacaaacaaacaaacaaattagaaAGAGGTACCccgccccaacccccccccccccccccccccccccccccacctctctctgcgtgatcagccagagAGGGACGTGCACCATGCGTCGCcatatgcactgctgtcatgatccctgGATCGAGGGTGCAGCAGGtatatacatgctttccataaacgttatttgcgtgaCACAAACTCCGTGGAGCTATTAgcactggcgttagtgaattagacattGTATATCAAAGAGTCTCATTTGCAGACATTGTATATCAAAGAGTCTCATTTGCGTTGGGTTGGCCATATTTTgcgacaaatgtatgcaaattacctaattcacatacgcgcaaataccgcggcgcaatctggttggcagcgcacttagtgacggatttccccatctgtgcgtgtgtagtgaattaggcgctcccggattgctccactTTTACCGGTTACTTTTAGTGAATCTGCCCCTAAGTGACCAATATGTGTGTTTGATAATTATGATAATCTGTCACATTtgctctcctctccttctttCCTCCGTCTTGTATGTGTAGAGTTCAGCATTTTCCAGTATGGTGCAAGACCAAGGCGTGGCAACAATGTTTGAGCTCTCTGTCCCATTTCGGCAACAGCACTTCCTATCTGGCCTGCTCCTCACTGAGCTGGCGCTCATACTTGATCCTGAAGGGGAAGGGTAGCCTGTGATTTTCTACCACAACAAGAGCAATTATTATTTGGGTTTAGTTTGAATcttaaatatgttgtttttaccCCTGCAGAgtttttttccttcataaaAAAGCTATCAGTGCAGTTCACTCGCTGCTGTGCAGCCACGATTCAGATCCACGCTACAGCGACCCTCAAGTCCGAGCCGACATTGCTCAGCTGTACTTGCCACTCCTGCCCATCGTCACGGAGGCCCTGTATCAGCTACATGACTTTTCAGGTCAGCAAACCCATTTTGCACATCCTTTCAAAATGTCCACCTCTTCAAGATTCATGAGTTTTATTGTCAGCACGACGGCACCTGAGAGAGCATCTCAATTTCTTTACAGACTCCACACCGTCTCGAGTCCGCCATGCCCACGCCAATGATGCTGACCTAGACGGTAGCAGCACGATCAGTCagtctgttgccatggcgatcgCCGGCTCCCCGTTGCCGCATGCCAAGGTTAACCCATTTGCAATTCCCACAGTGGTGAGGCTACACTCTATAAAGCTCTCATATAACCACAATTACAATTCTATTTTTTCACATGCTTCTTTGTCGGCATCTTTACTCTAATTTGGTTACTACTCTGTGTCCTCAGGCTGGGCGCCAGGGCAGCTCTCTGTCCGCCGAATGTAGCAGAACTCTGCTGGTGTGCTTCCTTTGGGTGCTGAAGAACGCCGACGCCGCTCTCCTGGAGCGCTGGGTGTCAGATCTGTCAGTGCAGCAAATTAACCGCCTGCTGGATCTGCTACATCTCTGCATCTCCTGCTTTGAATACAAGGTTACAAAAAGCAGACTTCAATGACCGAAGCCCCACATCACGACATACATGTGCTTAATGTCTCTGTTGACTTGTGTGTGCAGGGTAAAAAAGCTCTGGAGAGGATCAACAGCTTGACGTTTAAGAAGTCTCAGGACATGAAGGCCCGCCTGGAGGAGGCCATTCTCGGTACCATTGGCGCTCGTCAGGAGATGGTGCGCCGTTGTCGAGGTAAGCAATAGCATGCAAATGCAGCATAGTATGCATATGTGTCAGGAGCGTTTACGAAGTGTGTTTATGGAAATTACGATGTGCATACACGTCTAGAGAGGAGTCCTTATGGCAGCCAGGAGAACGTGAGGTGGAGAAAGAATGTCACACACTGGAGACAAAACACAGACAGGGTCGACAAGTATGTATGTTCTTTACTTACAttaaaaggggctgtctgccggattcactcaggaaaatgcactttttaaatacaggatgtacacactttaactttctctcagtctacacatctgtgtttatgtgaatctttggtggtgattttgtcctaaacccccacccccccagcctgtattttgccattttgtgtttgttttgtaaacagcgggacgtttctgtggaaagacagtgtttacacctctccagccaatcgcagagcgggggggtggcgtgtcacaaacggggccgggcgaacgtatcggctgcgtgacgtcactcccgcggcaatttgaaagcacgcacggattttttattattatttttttttcactcactcactcactcactcactcactcacagaagcttacgtgtctgaatgagtgagtgaagaaaaaaaaaatccgtgcgtgctttcaaattgccgcaggagtgacgtcacagccaacacgttcgcccggccccatttgtgacacgccaccccccttctctgcgattggctggaagggtgtaaacactgtctttccactgaaacgtcccgatgtttacaaaacaaacacaaaatggcaaaacacaggcctgggggggggtgggggtttaggacgaaatcaccaccaaagattaacataaacatagatgtatagactgagagaaagttaaaatgtgtacatcctgtatttaaaaagtgcattttccttagTGAATCTGGCAGACTCCgcctttaaagggatagttcggatttttttacatgaatctctatttcatcctcacctccagtggtgtgcaatcagcactgacagcgttctgtgacacgagttttgATCTGGTTTTGCTctagaggaaaatagtccggcaagcTGGCTGTTATCAAGttaataaagtgtttttcttctgaaatcaatttgtgttcaaaagagtgatacatttgcaccacaaaactccctcctgaaaaagactcagactccattaccgccgggcactgtttttctgttcgttcgtatcactgcacggCGCCCCGCGTACaactgatagacgcgcactaatctacaagttgtttgtcttttcgaaggtggcaggcgcgactatcagctgtctgcagcgcgtcttATCAGCtgtacagggcgacgcgcagtgatacgaacgaacagaaaaatagtgtccggcggtaatggagtctgactttttttcaggagggttagagttttgtgatgcaaatgtatcactcttttgaacacaaattgttttcagaagaaaaatgctttatttacttgacgacagccaacttgccggactattttcctctcgagcaaaaccggaccagaactcttgtcatagaacgctgtcaggggtaagtcagtgatgatcgcacacaacTGCAGGGGAGGATGAAatacagattcatgtcaaaaaatccgaatcTCTTTAATGAAAAATTTGTATattcgtattttttttatttatttatttatttattttatttaagggATCCTAACCTCTATTATCCACTGAAAAACTTGcccatttgctgtttttgtgctcagaacaaagcaaaaaaaaaaaaaaattagtttggtgccatcttgttgATAGATATAATGTATTGTTGGTGAACTTGGTGTGTTTTCATCTATGTTTGAGATGTCATGTTACCTAGTCAGaggaaaagtttgtttttgcttctctCACAATGCATCTACTAATCGACTATGTAGTCTAATCTTCccttacatttatttttgttttaaaatgacaaaaggaggattaatgtttttttttttttgtcattttgaaagCATTTTTTGAATGATTACCAGTGGCCATTTAAACTTGTTAATGCCAGATGTGTGGTGTTGATGCTTTATGATCCTCTTCATTTGAGGTGCTttactgccctcttgtggcatcTGTATGCACTTACACAGCATTTTTGTGGGAATGTCAAATATTTGCCGATTTTCGCTATTCACAGCAGGTTTCTGTTACTATTCCAGATAAATATCATTGTATACATTTTCCTAGGACTAATCATTTGTAACTTTAACTGTACCAGGACAAAGGCCGAGGTGGAGCAGGAGTCTTTAGTGGATGGAAACCTTTCTACAGAGGCGTCTTTGGTAGTACTGGATACCCTGGAGATAGTAGTTAAGGTAAATTGACCTTCAATTGTTTTTAACTTCTCAATGTATGTTTGtgttaatgtattttatttcccTTTTCAGACTGTGGTGGCATCAGAGCTGAAAGAAAGTGTGTTAGGTGGCGTGCTTCGAGTTCTTCTCCACAGCATGGCGGGCAACCAGAGCGCCCTCTTTCTGCAGCACTGCTTCACAACACAGAGAGCGCTTGTATTTAAGGTATGTACATCTGCCTGGCAAACGCCTTGTTAATTAaagcaaatatttaattttagctGCATAATTCATCTTAACAAAAAGAATGCTCTTTTGCGTTCAGTTCCCAGAGATGCTGTTTGAAGAGGACACTGAGCTTTGTGCCGACCTTTGCCTTCGTCTACTGCGCCACTGCAGCAGTAGCATCGCCTCTGTGAGGAGTCACGCCTCTGCTTCGCTTTACCTACTCATGAGGCAGAACTTTGAGATAGGAAATGTAAGTATAGATGCTGCGGATTGTAAGTCAGCACAAAGCCgacaaagaaaacatttatgCAGCGATCATGTTTGTGGAATTAGAGTCACAAcctgtgtctttttttgtctttggtgcAGAATTTTGCCCGAGTAAAGATGCAGGTCACAATGTCActttcctcgttggtgggaacctCACAAAACTTTAATGAGGAACATCTCCGCCGGTCTCTCAAGACCATCCTGACTTATGCCGAGGAGGATGTGGAGCTGCGTGACACCCCCTTCCCTGAACAGGTATGTAAAGAGAGTCATTTTTGAGCATGCTACTGCTTGGTGACATCcattgaaaacatcacattgatTGTTCTCATTTTTGCAGGTTCAGGATCTGGTGTTCAACCTGCACATGATTCTCACAGACACTGTGAAGATGAAGGAGCATCAACAGGATCCTGAAATGCTCATTGACCTGATGTACAGGTAATGTGATATACTTTACACAcaactcagcttttttttttctggtgttaATTGTACTCTTGATTGCACCAGGATTGCAAAGGGGTACCAAAACTCCCCAGACCTGCGCCTTACTTGGCTTCAGAACATGGCAGGCAAGCACTCTGAGAGAGGGAACCACGCTGAGGCGGCCCACTGTCTTGTGCACAGCGCTGCGTTGGTGGCGGAATACCTCAACATGTTGGAGGATTGCCGCTACCTGCCGATTGGCTGTGTCACCTTTCAAGTCAGTgctaagaaagagagagagcgagaaaaaaaagagataattgTTCCCCCCAAAAAGCAAAGCTCACTCTGATTTCATGTCCTCCTGCCACACACAGAATATTTCCTCCAACGTGCTAGAGGAGTCAGCCGTATCAGATGATGTCCTATCACCAGAGGAGGAGGGTATTTGTGCTGGAAAATACTTCAGTGAATCAGGCCTGGTGGGCCTCCTGGAGCAAGCAGCTGCTTCTTTTAACATGGTGCGACTGGCATTCTGAAAGGACAGGCTGGCTGGCCAGGCTGTGTGTTAACAACACATGGCCGCATTAATACGGCAAAGGGTAGAATGTGTGCAACCGTGAACTTCCTTTTGTGCTTTAAATCCAGGCTGCTATGTATGAGGCCATAAATGAGGTGTACAAGATTCTTCTGCCCATTCATGAAGCCAACCGAGACTTCAAAAAGCTGGCTACGGTCCATGGGAAGCTGCAGGACGCCTTCAACAAAGTCTACAACCAAGTAAGCGGTAGCATcccttttaaaaaagaaaagtcacctGCAGATTTCTTTTGATGTGTTctccttatttttattttcttgcagaGTTCGGGATGGGAGGTAATGGCTTAATGTAAAACTTCATTGCATACAGAATGTCTGAATTATCTAACAGAAATATGAGTACTTTATTTTGTGTCCAAATGCTTGTctgttcatttattttctattcacAATATCCTCTgtccttttctttgcttgatctCGTTCCATCAACTGTGTGATCTACTGGTGAGTGACATCAATGCTTTcacctttattatttttcataataaAGTTACATACGGTATACAGTatattcaaatgaataactGACTCCTTGCCCTCCCAATGCCCCCAGTGTTCAGAGAATGTTTGGCACGTACTTCCGTGTGGGTTTCTATGGCTCTCGATTTGGGGACCTGGATGAGCAAGAATTTGTCTACAAAGAGCCATCAATTACCAAGCTGGCTGAGATCTCCCATAGACTTGAGGCATGTCCAATCATTAGCAAAACTTATCGAAATTGTGTAGATGCTCAAGATTCATTTCTTTGGCATGCAGGAGTTCTACTCGGAGAGGTATGGGGACGAGGTGGTTGAAATAATCAAGGACTCCAACCCAGTGGACAAAAGCAAACTGGATGTTAACAAGGTAATATGGGCTGCTAATTGGGGTAGACTCTAGGTataggttaaaaacaaacaaaaaactgcaacaAAACAATTAACTCTCAAATACTCATAATTGTAATACACATTTGTTTGGCCAATGTGTTTTTCACCTAGACTTTGTATATGGGGAAAAACTGAAATAAACCtaaagcgggggggggaaaaggTACCCTACCCCCATGAGTGAACCTACATCAAGtttgtcgggggaaaaaaaaaatatttttttctttctaagaGATATTGTGTATAAAATTGAGTGATTGCAGAACAATCAAACACTAGTACATTACACAATATGTTTATCACAGTACTCAACAGCTTAAGCGGGGTCAAAGAGTTTCAGTTTGTCAGTCATCCACTTTCTTTACCGCTTGCTCTAATTAGGGTCacgggggagctggagcctttTCTGGCTGACTTTTGCACAAGAGGCgtcgtacaccctggactgggagATGCCCAATAAATAGCAGCGTATAGAGCCGAACATTTGCACTCACATTTGTTCCTTAATTTAAAGTCTTGAAGGAGAGGtttgaatttgagtttaatATAAGCTAATTTGTGGCCACTTAGCTGTCAAAAAGGGAACGTTTTCTACTAAATGGGTGTACCGAATCCCAAAGATGAAACGGATCACTGTCTTCCGTTCAGGCCTACCTCCAGATCACCTACGTTGAGCCTTTCTTCGACACCTATGAGCTGAAGGAAAGAATCACCTACTTTGACAAGAACTACAACCTGCGCACCTTCATGTACTGCACGCCCTTCACACTGGATGGCCGTGCCCACGGAGATCTGCATGAGCAATACAAGCGCAAAACCATCCTGACGGCGTCGCACGCATTCCCGTACATCAAGACGCGCGTCAACGTCACGCACAAGGAGGAGGTAGGTGCCAGTTAGTGGACTAGGCCTGCCAAACTGTAGATTGGACAATAGGGGTCTCCAACCTTTTATCTTTTGTGAGCTGCTTTTACACAGTGAACTTGCTGGTGAGTTACTCAAGTTTTAATAGCCTTTGCATTACTATTTTCCATAGCACAACTGAATATTCTTGTTTGGCAAAGAACACGTCTGTAAAAATGGGAATACGGAACTATACAATACTAGCTGTGATTTTAATTAAATAGAAATGGAAATTTTGTTTTACTGAGTAACAATCAATTGAATGCTGTTGTATTTTTGACTTCTTGGTGAGCAACTGAAACActaaagatgatttttttttttttttccccagatcaTCCTGGTACCCATCGAGGTTGCCATTGAGGACATGCAGAAGAAGACTCAGGAGCTCGCATTCGCCACAAACCAGGACCCTGCTGACTCCAAGATGCTGCAGATGGTGCTGCAGGGCTGCGTGGGCACCACCGTCAACCAGGTAAGCCGGCCCTAACGCACAGATTGCAGTCACTGTCTATTGTGTGAGTAAAAGTGTCAAATGGCCTACATATCCAAGGAATGtaaagcccccccccctcccaaccCCACCCTTCTCCATGTGGGGCTTAAAGTCTGGCTCCGGACTTTTACATTCCTTTGCATATATGTAACCACCTTCCCTCCTCCCTTCCTTTCACAGGGCCCCCTGGAGGTGGCGCAAGTCTTTCTCACCGACATTCCAGATGACCCCAAGCTTTTTCGCCATCACAACAAATTGCGACTCTGTTTTAAAGACTTTACCAAGAGGTAACGATGCGCTGCGCATCTCCTTTTTATGTGCCTTTTAAAGGCCTCTGCTTTTCCTATGCATGCAGGTGCGAGGATGCCCTGAGGAAGAACAAGGCTCTGATTGGGCCTGAGCAGAGGGAGTACCACAGAGAGCTGGAGAGGAACTACAATAAACTCAAAGAAGCGCTGG encodes:
- the dock6 gene encoding dedicator of cytokinesis protein 7 isoform X4, which produces MTSTASERRAFAHKINRTVAAEVRKQVSREYGSPLMSKKRGTVYHPLPLTEVVEPVDFEEYVSSHAPGVDPGPLRQLMEFPQDDLELHHMEKECTTLEPPLPEEEDTLDPRVRDALAVYTDDWLVIQRKYQRFSTMHSPHSSERQREKQRGLLKQNFELDESAGAERQDDQDDAKRRSASIDETPRGSWASSIFDLKNSASDMLLPSVLERTGPEDMDCHNTEARLQRRHSDLLGLYPPPDEDEAVERCSVPEVPKEHCGQRIMVKCLSLKFEIEIEPIFGSLALYDVKEKKKISENFYFDLNSDQMKSLLKPHTPHIAISTLARSAIFSITYPSTDIFLVIKLEKVLQQGDIGECCEPYMVMKESDSSKHKEKLEKLRLQAEQSCSRLGCFRMPFAWTAIHLVNIVSSVGSLDRLDPDSDSERKGHGTWNERKKKGFERMSVGDDICNFATFRPATLTVTNFFKQEGDRLSDEDLYKFLADMRRPSSVLRRLRPVTAQLKIDISPAPDLTHYCLSPELLHVKPYPDLRVRPTKEVLEFPARYVYTPHTTYRNLLYVYPQSLNFSSRQGSVRNIAVKVEFMATEDPSRALPVIFGKSSCAEFTKEAFTPIIYHNKSPEFYEEMKLKIPANLTDNHHLLFTFYHISCQTKQNTPLETPVGYTWIPLMQHGRLRTGTFSLPVSVEKPPPSYSVLTPDVQLPGMKWVDNHKGVFNVEVTATSSVHTQDPHLDKFFTLVYVLEEYSFPFRLKDVIITEANMEGELKASMAALRGALLDTCVRFLHQLLNKLIQLIVYPPVIAGQIVNLGRAAFEAMALLVNQIHKNLEGNQDQHGRNNLLASYIHYCFRLPIAEPAMPPPTAGTLSYEMPLQYATFSRATGRPSSLNLARSKSISNSDPDLASTPVSPDEEVQRIIGSKGIDRSHSWVNSACAPGGSRSVLRRNPNSSCELKQLLHEELALQWVVSTSNVREAALQQAWFFFQLMTKSMAQHLFLTSKLDIPRRQRFPDRFVDDIAALVCAISADIASRYHKDVELVERLNSSLAFFLNDLLSLMDRGFVFNLIRSYYKQIGNKFHMTPNPSTLSALRMDFIRIVCSHEHYAILNLPCSTLSPPASPSPSTSSATSQSSAFSSMVQDQGVATMFELSVPFRQQHFLSGLLLTELALILDPEGEGVFFLHKKAISAVHSLLCSHDSDPRYSDPQVRADIAQLYLPLLPIVTEALYQLHDFSDSTPSRVRHAHANDADLDGSSTISQSVAMAIAGSPLPHAKVNPFAIPTVAGRQGSSLSAECSRTLLVCFLWVLKNADAALLERWVSDLSVQQINRLLDLLHLCISCFEYKGKKALERINSLTFKKSQDMKARLEEAILGTIGARQEMVRRCRERSPYGSQENVRWRKNVTHWRQNTDRVDKTKAEVEQESLVDGNLSTEASLVVLDTLEIVVKTVVASELKESVLGGVLRVLLHSMAGNQSALFLQHCFTTQRALVFKFPEMLFEEDTELCADLCLRLLRHCSSSIASVRSHASASLYLLMRQNFEIGNNFARVKMQVTMSLSSLVGTSQNFNEEHLRRSLKTILTYAEEDVELRDTPFPEQVQDLVFNLHMILTDTVKMKEHQQDPEMLIDLMYRIAKGYQNSPDLRLTWLQNMAGKHSERGNHAEAAHCLVHSAALVAEYLNMLEDCRYLPIGCVTFQNISSNVLEESAVSDDVLSPEEEGICAGKYFSESGLVGLLEQAAASFNMAAMYEAINEVYKILLPIHEANRDFKKLATVHGKLQDAFNKVYNQSSGWERMFGTYFRVGFYGSRFGDLDEQEFVYKEPSITKLAEISHRLEEFYSERYGDEVVEIIKDSNPVDKSKLDVNKAYLQITYVEPFFDTYELKERITYFDKNYNLRTFMYCTPFTLDGRAHGDLHEQYKRKTILTASHAFPYIKTRVNVTHKEEIILVPIEVAIEDMQKKTQELAFATNQDPADSKMLQMVLQGCVGTTVNQGPLEVAQVFLTDIPDDPKLFRHHNKLRLCFKDFTKRCEDALRKNKALIGPEQREYHRELERNYNKLKEALGPLINRKIPQLYKTLPAPATQTQRNSYSRSSLRRVEG
- the dock6 gene encoding dedicator of cytokinesis protein 7 isoform X2; translation: MTSTASERRAFAHKINRTVAAEVRKQVSREYGSPLMSKKRGTVYHPLPLTEVVEPVDFEEYVSSHAPGVDPGPLRQLMEFPQDDLELHHMEKECTTLEPPLPEEEDTLDPRVRDALAVYTDDWLVIQRKYQRFSTMHSPHSSERQREKQRGLLKQNFELDESAGAERQDDQDDAKRRSASIDETPRGSWASSIFDLKNSASDMLLPSVLERTGPEDMDCHNTEARLQRRHSDLLGLYPPPDEDEAVERCSVPEVPKEHCGQRIMVKCLSLKFEIEIEPIFGSLALYDVKEKKKISENFYFDLNSDQMKSLLKPHTPHIAISTLARSAIFSITYPSTDIFLVIKLEKVLQQGDIGECCEPYMVMKESDSSKHKEKLEKLRLQAEQSCSRLGCFRMPFAWTAIHLVNIVSSVGSLDRLDPDSDSERKGHGTWNERKKKGFERMSVGDDICNFATFRPATLTVTNFFKQEGDRLSDEDLYKFLADMRRPSSVLRRLRPVTAQLKIDISPAPDLTHYCLSPELLHVKPYPDLRVRPTKEVLEFPARYVYTPHTTYRNLLYVYPQSLNFSSRQGSVRNIAVKVEFMATEDPSRALPVIFGKSSCAEFTKEAFTPIIYHNKSPEFYEEMKLKIPANLTDNHHLLFTFYHISCQTKQNTPLETPVGYTWIPLMQHGRLRTGTFSLPVSVEKPPPSYSVLTPDVQLPGMKWVDNHKGVFNVEVTATSSVHTQDPHLDKFFTLVYVLEEYSFPFRLKDVIITEANMEGELKASMAALRGALLDTCVRFLHQLLNKLIQLIVYPPVIAGQIVNLGRAAFEAMALLVNQIHKNLEGNQDQHGRNNLLASYIHYCFRLPIAEPAMPPPTGTLSYEMPLQYATFSRATGRPSSLNLARSKSISNSDPDLASTPVSPDEEVQRIIGSKGIDRSHSWVNSACAPGGSRSVLRRNPNSSCELKQANDRSNNRMSAFLDSVASFSVPARQITKKLLHEELALQWVVSTSNVREAALQQAWFFFQLMTKSMAQHLFLTSKLDIPRRQRFPDRFVDDIAALVCAISADIASRYHKDVELVERLNSSLAFFLNDLLSLMDRGFVFNLIRSYYKQIGNKFHMTPNPSTLSALRMDFIRIVCSHEHYAILNLPCSTLSPPASPSPSTSSATSQSSAFSSMVQDQGVATMFELSVPFRQQHFLSGLLLTELALILDPEGEGVFFLHKKAISAVHSLLCSHDSDPRYSDPQVRADIAQLYLPLLPIVTEALYQLHDFSDSTPSRVRHAHANDADLDGSSTISQSVAMAIAGSPLPHAKVNPFAIPTVAGRQGSSLSAECSRTLLVCFLWVLKNADAALLERWVSDLSVQQINRLLDLLHLCISCFEYKGKKALERINSLTFKKSQDMKARLEEAILGTIGARQEMVRRCRERSPYGSQENVRWRKNVTHWRQNTDRVDKTKAEVEQESLVDGNLSTEASLVVLDTLEIVVKTVVASELKESVLGGVLRVLLHSMAGNQSALFLQHCFTTQRALVFKFPEMLFEEDTELCADLCLRLLRHCSSSIASVRSHASASLYLLMRQNFEIGNNFARVKMQVTMSLSSLVGTSQNFNEEHLRRSLKTILTYAEEDVELRDTPFPEQVQDLVFNLHMILTDTVKMKEHQQDPEMLIDLMYRIAKGYQNSPDLRLTWLQNMAGKHSERGNHAEAAHCLVHSAALVAEYLNMLEDCRYLPIGCVTFQNISSNVLEESAVSDDVLSPEEEGICAGKYFSESGLVGLLEQAAASFNMAAMYEAINEVYKILLPIHEANRDFKKLATVHGKLQDAFNKVYNQSSGWERMFGTYFRVGFYGSRFGDLDEQEFVYKEPSITKLAEISHRLEEFYSERYGDEVVEIIKDSNPVDKSKLDVNKAYLQITYVEPFFDTYELKERITYFDKNYNLRTFMYCTPFTLDGRAHGDLHEQYKRKTILTASHAFPYIKTRVNVTHKEEIILVPIEVAIEDMQKKTQELAFATNQDPADSKMLQMVLQGCVGTTVNQGPLEVAQVFLTDIPDDPKLFRHHNKLRLCFKDFTKRCEDALRKNKALIGPEQREYHRELERNYNKLKEALGPLINRKIPQLYKTLPAPATQTQRNSYSRSSLRRVEG